Proteins found in one Hirundo rustica isolate bHirRus1 chromosome Z, bHirRus1.pri.v3, whole genome shotgun sequence genomic segment:
- the LOC120765563 gene encoding cryptic protein-like: protein MQQPEGKGSGHLPSAQALPEDHAAISGCKKMYWRNHVRILFTVTLVWQAVHLEKGPEKEEHKEDEKSPNATAQKQQPKNEETFINALSGMNQSYESRKQQSSRSFVPFTGITQSKKLNRRCCQNGGTCILGTFCACLKHFTGRYCEHDERKSNCGSIAHGIWVLKGCWLCRCGYGTLHCLSEVMHSNCELKSETEEIIRLYSNGLRLQQTVFSVISLLTILLKFC, encoded by the exons ATGCAACAGCCCGAAGGAAAGGGCTCTGGACATCTTCCCTCTGCTCAAGCCCTCCCGGAGGACCACGCGGCTATTTCAGGCTGCAAGAAAATGTACTGGAGAAATCATGTTAG aattctTTTCACTGTGACTCTGGTCTGGCAGGCTGTTCATTTAGAAAAAG GTCCTGAAAAAGAAGAACATAAAGAAGATGAGAAAAGTCCCAATGCCACGGCACAAAAGCAGCAGCCCAAGAACGAAGAGACCTTTATAAATGCGCTCAGCGGCATGAACCAAAGTTATGAAAGCAGAAAGCAACAGAGTTCCAGGTCATTCGTACCTTTCACCGGAATTACACAGA GTAAAAAGCTGAACAGACGCTGCTGCCAGAATGGAGGGACTTGTATCCTGGGGACCTTCTGTGCCTGCCTAAAGCACTTCACTGGCAGATACTGTGAACATGATGAGCGGAAAAG CAACTGCGGCAGCATTGCCCATGGCATCTGGGTACTGAAGGGCTGTTGGCTTTGTCGGTGTGGCTACGGTACACTGCACTGTCTCTCAGAAGTAATGCACAGTAACTGTG aacTGAAATCGGAAACAGAGGAAATTATCAGACTGTATTCTAATGGTTTAAGATTACAGCAAACAGTGTTTTCAGTCATTTCCCTGCTCACCATCCTCCTGAAGTTCTGCTAG